AGCTATCAGCCGTCAGCTCAAAACTTTTTAAGATCCGGGCGAGACCGATAAATTCCTCCACGCTTAGAGTTTCGCCGCGGCGGCGCGGGTCGATGCCCTGGGAGCGCAGCAAGCGGTCAACTTCTTCCCGGCCGATTTTCAACCAGGTCGTGAGATTATTTTGCAGCGTCTTTCTCCTCTGGCCGAACGCGGCGCGCACCAGGCCTTGTAGCACGGAAGCTTCGTCTGCGGAAACCAAAGGCTCGGGATGGAGCTCGATCTTCAGCACCATCGACCTGACCTTGGGCCTGGGGAAGAAAGCTTCGGGAGCGACTGGAACTTTGGCGGCGATCCGTCCATGCACCTGGCACCAGACGGAGAGCGAGCCGTAAGATTTCGTCCCCGGGGCGCTCGCCATACGCTCCGCCACCTCGCGCTGGACCATCAGGACGAAAAACGAAAAGCGCTCGCGCAGCTCGAACAGGCGAAACAGAACCGGAGTGGAGATGCTGTAAGGCAGGTTCGCCACGAGCTTGATCTTATGCGCGGGCAGAATCGATTCCAACGGAAGCTTCAAAATATCTCCGTGGATCAGCTCCAGCGCGGGATGCGCGCCCAAATCGCCGGCGCGGAGCTTCTCGACCAAAAACCGGTCGATCTCGACGGCCCAGACGCGGCGCGCGCGCTCGGCCAGCCGCCGTGTCAACGACCCCAGACCGGGCCCGATCTCGAGGATCTCATCTTCAGGCGCCAGATCGACGAGCCGCAGGATCGATTCGAGCACGCGATCGTGGACGAGAAAATTTTGTCCGAGACGTTTTTTGGGTGCGAAGGCGGCGTCTCTCAGCGCGGCGCGCGCTTCCTGGTAAAGAGTGGCCATAGCTTACCCTATAAAATGATAACCGACCGAGCGGGGGTTTCTCGAAGGACCGATGCGTTGGACGAGAAGCAGCAAGCGTACTTCAACATTTCTTTCAGAACTCTCGTGCCGCGTACACGGACGTATCGCATCGGCCCGGAGAGAGACCCCCGCTCGGCCGGACGGAATAGGAGTCTTTGTGGCGCCTGCTAGAGCGTGAGATCGGCGTCGGCGTTGAGGCGAAAATCGTCCCTCTTTCCGCGTTTCAGCGAGTGGTAACCGGCGAGCGCGATCATCGCGCCGTTGTCCGTGCAGAGAGCGGGAGGAGGAAAATGGACCTCCACGCCCTCGGCGCGCGCCGCCGCCGCCATTTTTTCGCGCAGCCGGCTGTTCGCCGCGACGCCGCCGGCAAGCACGATGCGCTTGACGTCGAGATCAGTTGCCGCGCGAAGCGTCGGCGCCACCAGCATGTCCACAACGGCTTCCTGAAAACTCGCGGCGATGTCGGCCTTGCGGGCTTCCCATTCGCACCGGTCGCGCTCTTTGAGGTAATGCCAAACGGCGGTCTTGACTCCGCTGAAGCTGAACTCATACGAGTTTTTTTTCAAGCGCGCGCGGGGAAACGCGATCGCATGGGGATCGCCGTTCTTCGCCAGTTGGTCGATCACTCTGCCGCCGGGGTAGCCGAGCCCCATCATCTTGGCGACCTTGTCGTAAGCTTCTCCGGCGGCGTCGTCGCGGGTGCCGCCGAGAAATCGATAATCACCAAAATCGCGGACGAGATAAAGCAGCGTGTGGCCGCCCGAGGCCAGCAGCGAAAGGTAAGGAAAAGAAATCTCGCGGTCGAGAAAAATCGCCAGCAGGTGCGCCTCGAGATGGTTCACGCCGACGTAGGGGATGCGCCAGCGATACGATATGCCTTTGATAACCGAGAGACCGACCAGCAGCGAGCCCACCAGTCCCGGGCCGCGCGTGACCGCGATGCCGTCCAGATCGTTGAGAGCGACGCCCGCCTGGGCGAGCGCGCCGTCGATGATCGGCAAAATGTGGCGCACGTGCTGGCGCGACGCGAGCTCCGGCACGACACCGCCGTAAGGACTATGAATTTCGTCCTGGGATGAAACCACATTGGCCGCTACCCGGCGGCCGTCGACGAGCACGGCCGCCGCCGTATCGTCGCACGAAGTCTCTACGCCCAGGACGACCATCGGCTTGACTTTCAATCTCAGCGCAGGCCCGGGCCCTCTTCCTGAATGCGGGCGAGCCCGTCGGCGGCCAAACGATTTCCCGGATTCAACCGCAACGCCTGCGAATAGCTCTTGCTGGCGCGGTCGATGGAGCCGAGGATGCGGTAGTTTTCTCCTCTCAAGGCGAACACCTCCGCCAGCCAATAAGGCTCGCCGCTGAACAACGACTCTGCAACGTCCAAAAACCTGAGAGATTCGTTCTGGCGGCCCAACGATGCGTGGGCCTTGGCCAAAAAATAATAGCCATAGGCGTTGGTGGAGTCGATCGCGATGGTTTTTTCCAGACGCGACAGCGCCCGCGCGTGATCGCCGGATTCCAAAAGTTTTCTGCCCTCTTCCGTGAGTCGAATCGAGGCGGCCCGTTGCGGCGGAGTCGTCGGCGTGATCTTGGCGAGCAGCGAAGTCTCCTCGGGGAGAGGCGGCGGAGCCGGCGGCGGTGAGGGCGCCTGCGGCGGCAATGTCCGCGCCGACGTCTCTGGCTGGGACCTCGGCGGCGGAGCTATGCGTCTTTCCTTGAGATCTTCTTCATAGATAGGTCCCCGCTCGATCGGCGCTCTCGCCTGAGGCGGCGGCGGAGAGTAATCCGGCGAGGGCGGATACGCTGGAGGCAGCGGGCGCTGCGCGGACGAGGGCGGCGGCAAAGGCCGCCGATACACGGTCTGCGTCGGACATCCTTGCGCCGCCAGCATCACGATCGCCAGCGCGAAGATCCTCACAATGCTAAGATGCAGCATGTGATTTCCGTAATCGCGCCGGATTCGCTTCAAACCCATGGATTATCTTCCGAGGAGCGGCGATACCATCCGGGAGAAAAAATCGGCCGGCGCGGAAAAAAATCCGGCCAAGGGCGACGGATGGAGTGGACAATAGGCGCTCGGCTCCTCGCCTTCGAGAAACGCTTCCTGAATGACCGTCGGGCAGTTCGGCGTCGCACGGTAACCGGTGAGCGGATCGACGTCCATCATCCTGATGCCCGCGGGCGGCGCGAAATCGGTCGCCGGCGTGCCCGCCGTCGCCTTTTTCATAAAATCGGTCCAGATCGGCACCGCGGCTTGCGCTCCGGACAAGCCGAGCTTGGTTCCGTTGTCGAATCCGACCCACACGACGGTAAGCAGGTCGGGCGTGTAGCCTACAAACCAGGCGTCCTTGGTGTCGTTGGTCGTTCCGGTCTTGCCCGCCGCCGGCCGGTTGAAGCCGAGCAGTCTCGCCGAGCGTCCCGAGCCGCGGTCGAGCACGCCTTTCATCATGAAGTTCATCATGAAAGCGAGCTGCGGGGTTATCACCTTTTCCACCTGAATATCCCGCTTCTCCAATACCCGGCTCTCCTGGTCGATGATCTGCTTCACCGCCAGCGGCTGGGTACGCACGCCGCCGTTGGCCAGAGTGGAAAACGCGACCGCGACTTCCAGCGGCGTCACTTCCGCCGCTCCAAGTGCGACCGAAGGAAACGCCGGCAGCGGGCTTTGAATGCCGAGGCGATAGGCGACGTCGCGCACGCGCCGGATCCCCACTTCACGCGCGACGCGGGCAGTCGCGGAGTTGAGCGACCGCTCCAGCGCGGTTTGGAAAGTCACGGTGCCGAAATACTCATCGCGGTAGTTGGCCGGCTGCCATTCCTGTCCTTCGTAGCTCCAGGTAAAGGCCGAGTCTTCGACCAGGCTCACCGGAGTGAACCGCTTGCCCTCCGATCCGTACATGAGCGCGGCGAGATAAACGAACGGCTTGAAAACCGACCCGGGCTGGCGTTTCGACTGGAAGATGCGGTTGAATTGGGATTTCTGATAATCCCTGCCGCCGACCATCGCCTTGATCTCTCCGGTTTGCGGCTTGATGACGACGATCGCGCCTTCGAGATGGTCCCCTTCGCCGCGCTTGCGAAGATAGGCATAGGTCTCCTCCAGGCGTTTGAGCCCATCGGCCAGGGATTTTTCCGCCATTTTTTGCAGTTGCAGGTCGAGGCTGGTGAAAATCCTCAACCCTTCGGCGGTGAGGACCTCTTGCGCGTAGTTCTCCGCCAGCTCGCGCTTCAAAAAGTCCACGTAATAAGGGGCGTCGTTGATCACCTTGATCAGGTCGCGCCGCGGAATCACTTCTTTCAGCGCCGCGTCGTACTGGCGCCGGCTGATCAGCTTGTCGTCCAGCATCTTCCCCAGCACGACGTTTCTTCGCTGCTTCGCCGCCTCGACGCTGCGATACGGAGAATAGCGGTTGGGGGCCCGGATCAGGCCGGCCATGAGGGCGGTTTCTCCCACCGTCAATTGCTCGAGATCCTTGGTGAAATAAAATTGCGCGGCCTCCGAGACGCCGAAGATCCCCTGCGTACCCTTTTGTCCCAGGTAGATTTCATTGAGGTAGTTTTCCAGGATCTCTTCTTTGGAGTACTTACGCTCGGCGATCAGCGCCATGATGGCCTCTTTGATCTTGCGCCTGAGGCTGCGCTCGTCGCCGAGAAAAAAGTTCTTCATCAACTGCTGCGTCAAGGTGCTGCCGCCCTGGACGACGCCGCCACTGCGCAGATTGGCCAAGGAGGCGCGCAGGATGGCGATCGGATCGATGCCGCGATGGCGGTAGAATCGCTCGTCTTCGATCGAGAGGATCGCCCGCACCACCAACGGGGGGACTTCAGCCAGATTCACGAGCCTCCTCTCTTCCCAGATGCGGTCGTAGAGTCCGCTGATCAACTCGGGCTCGAGCTCGAAAGAAAACAGCTCCTGCCCGTTCTCGAGATTT
This sequence is a window from Candidatus Binatia bacterium. Protein-coding genes within it:
- the rsmA gene encoding 16S rRNA (adenine(1518)-N(6)/adenine(1519)-N(6))-dimethyltransferase RsmA; protein product: MATLYQEARAALRDAAFAPKKRLGQNFLVHDRVLESILRLVDLAPEDEILEIGPGLGSLTRRLAERARRVWAVEIDRFLVEKLRAGDLGAHPALELIHGDILKLPLESILPAHKIKLVANLPYSISTPVLFRLFELRERFSFFVLMVQREVAERMASAPGTKSYGSLSVWCQVHGRIAAKVPVAPEAFFPRPKVRSMVLKIELHPEPLVSADEASVLQGLVRAAFGQRRKTLQNNLTTWLKIGREEVDRLLRSQGIDPRRRGETLSVEEFIGLARILKSFELTADS
- the tsaD gene encoding tRNA (adenosine(37)-N6)-threonylcarbamoyltransferase complex transferase subunit TsaD — translated: MVVLGVETSCDDTAAAVLVDGRRVAANVVSSQDEIHSPYGGVVPELASRQHVRHILPIIDGALAQAGVALNDLDGIAVTRGPGLVGSLLVGLSVIKGISYRWRIPYVGVNHLEAHLLAIFLDREISFPYLSLLASGGHTLLYLVRDFGDYRFLGGTRDDAAGEAYDKVAKMMGLGYPGGRVIDQLAKNGDPHAIAFPRARLKKNSYEFSFSGVKTAVWHYLKERDRCEWEARKADIAASFQEAVVDMLVAPTLRAATDLDVKRIVLAGGVAANSRLREKMAAAARAEGVEVHFPPPALCTDNGAMIALAGYHSLKRGKRDDFRLNADADLTL
- a CDS encoding tetratricopeptide repeat protein, whose product is MGLKRIRRDYGNHMLHLSIVRIFALAIVMLAAQGCPTQTVYRRPLPPPSSAQRPLPPAYPPSPDYSPPPPQARAPIERGPIYEEDLKERRIAPPPRSQPETSARTLPPQAPSPPPAPPPLPEETSLLAKITPTTPPQRAASIRLTEEGRKLLESGDHARALSRLEKTIAIDSTNAYGYYFLAKAHASLGRQNESLRFLDVAESLFSGEPYWLAEVFALRGENYRILGSIDRASKSYSQALRLNPGNRLAADGLARIQEEGPGLR
- a CDS encoding PBP1A family penicillin-binding protein is translated as MKKTRLPSRKTIILSSLVFIAVVAVFSAWYVKRLEGTVTAKFEGRKWQFPSKIYSDTYLLYAGMNLRREDLTEKFRRLGYRETKSAPDAKGEYRFGKDGAVDVYLHDFAYPMENFKGFPLRIALQGAAVARMENLENGQELFSFELEPELISGLYDRIWEERRLVNLAEVPPLVVRAILSIEDERFYRHRGIDPIAILRASLANLRSGGVVQGGSTLTQQLMKNFFLGDERSLRRKIKEAIMALIAERKYSKEEILENYLNEIYLGQKGTQGIFGVSEAAQFYFTKDLEQLTVGETALMAGLIRAPNRYSPYRSVEAAKQRRNVVLGKMLDDKLISRRQYDAALKEVIPRRDLIKVINDAPYYVDFLKRELAENYAQEVLTAEGLRIFTSLDLQLQKMAEKSLADGLKRLEETYAYLRKRGEGDHLEGAIVVIKPQTGEIKAMVGGRDYQKSQFNRIFQSKRQPGSVFKPFVYLAALMYGSEGKRFTPVSLVEDSAFTWSYEGQEWQPANYRDEYFGTVTFQTALERSLNSATARVAREVGIRRVRDVAYRLGIQSPLPAFPSVALGAAEVTPLEVAVAFSTLANGGVRTQPLAVKQIIDQESRVLEKRDIQVEKVITPQLAFMMNFMMKGVLDRGSGRSARLLGFNRPAAGKTGTTNDTKDAWFVGYTPDLLTVVWVGFDNGTKLGLSGAQAAVPIWTDFMKKATAGTPATDFAPPAGIRMMDVDPLTGYRATPNCPTVIQEAFLEGEEPSAYCPLHPSPLAGFFSAPADFFSRMVSPLLGR